Proteins from a single region of Geothrix sp. PMB-07:
- a CDS encoding ABC-F family ATP-binding cassette domain-containing protein, producing the protein MPSIALSLINVTKRYGATAILDGLSFGLFQGEKVGLIGRNGAGKSTLFRLLTGDEIPDSGEVVITQGLRVARLSQEPHFAPGASIRQALEASLSDHAALLARHQEIHEVLHGSAGAAEARLFDELQNVEHLLHHWGWDLAPRLKAAATVWGLTDLDAEVESLSGGWRKRVALAQAWLKEPDVLVLDEPTNHLDPEQVERLEAWLAGFEGALLLITHDRHLLDAVVSRMLELEDGALRSYEGGYSDYLLEKSDREFREARLNEHMQNRLRREMAWLRRGAKARTRKSKLRIQEVLDLKDTVTDRTRQEIRQGLTFSKGDNRSDALVRAEGVCFAYPNGPELLGHLDLSLQRGMRIALLGPNGCGKSTLLKVLLGELEPTAGSVVRHPKFAVTAISQGRGELDGQRSILDNLADRAAVVDTGNGTMLAHVYLTRFGFPVDQQARPASTLSGGERNRLLMAKAMLNPADLLVLDEPTNDLDIPTLQNLEEALSDFGGTLVLVSHDRFFLDQVATHTLAWNPTGSPRWELYEGAPTTVRSLREARAAEQAPPKIEGTRATARPTADKPKKPGLSQKEQRRLTEVEQNLETLHRQLAELDGTLANPSAFLRPDSPGHQALKDRDRIQSELELLEAEWLELEEKRSGD; encoded by the coding sequence TTGCCTTCCATCGCCCTGAGTTTGATCAATGTCACGAAACGCTATGGCGCGACAGCCATCCTGGACGGATTGAGTTTCGGGCTCTTCCAGGGCGAGAAGGTGGGCCTCATCGGCCGCAACGGCGCTGGGAAAAGCACGCTCTTCCGCCTGCTCACCGGTGACGAGATTCCCGATTCAGGCGAGGTGGTGATCACCCAGGGTCTGCGCGTCGCGCGCCTCAGCCAGGAGCCCCATTTCGCGCCTGGTGCCAGCATCCGCCAGGCTTTGGAGGCGTCGCTCTCGGACCACGCCGCCCTCCTCGCCCGGCATCAGGAGATCCACGAGGTCCTCCATGGATCGGCCGGGGCCGCGGAGGCGCGCCTCTTTGACGAATTGCAAAATGTGGAGCATTTGTTACACCACTGGGGCTGGGACCTGGCACCGCGGCTCAAGGCGGCCGCCACCGTCTGGGGCCTGACCGACCTGGATGCCGAAGTGGAATCCCTCTCCGGCGGCTGGCGGAAACGCGTGGCCCTCGCCCAGGCCTGGCTCAAGGAGCCCGATGTGCTGGTGTTGGATGAACCCACCAACCACCTGGACCCTGAGCAGGTGGAGCGCCTGGAGGCATGGCTGGCAGGGTTTGAGGGCGCCCTCCTCCTCATCACCCACGACCGCCACCTGCTGGATGCGGTCGTTTCCAGGATGCTGGAACTGGAGGATGGTGCGCTTCGCAGCTATGAGGGCGGCTACAGCGACTACCTGTTGGAGAAGTCTGATCGAGAGTTCCGCGAGGCGCGGCTCAACGAGCACATGCAGAACCGCCTGCGTCGAGAAATGGCCTGGCTGCGCCGTGGCGCCAAGGCCCGAACGCGCAAATCCAAACTCCGGATCCAGGAAGTTCTCGACCTCAAGGACACCGTCACCGACCGCACCCGGCAGGAGATCCGCCAGGGCCTCACGTTCTCAAAAGGCGACAACCGCAGCGACGCCCTGGTGCGTGCGGAAGGCGTTTGCTTCGCCTACCCGAACGGCCCGGAGCTGCTGGGTCATCTGGACCTCAGCCTGCAGCGCGGCATGCGCATCGCCCTGCTGGGGCCCAATGGCTGTGGGAAGTCCACCCTCTTGAAGGTGCTCCTCGGCGAGTTGGAACCCACCGCTGGTTCTGTGGTGCGCCACCCCAAATTCGCCGTGACGGCCATCTCCCAGGGACGCGGCGAACTGGATGGTCAGCGCAGCATCCTGGACAACCTGGCAGACAGGGCCGCCGTCGTGGATACGGGCAACGGCACCATGCTCGCCCACGTCTACCTCACCCGCTTCGGATTCCCGGTGGATCAGCAGGCCCGGCCCGCCTCCACCCTCAGCGGCGGAGAACGGAACCGGCTGCTCATGGCCAAGGCGATGCTGAACCCCGCCGATCTGCTGGTGCTGGACGAACCCACCAACGATCTCGACATTCCGACCCTTCAGAATTTGGAAGAGGCCCTCTCTGACTTTGGCGGCACCCTGGTGCTGGTAAGCCACGACCGCTTTTTCCTCGATCAGGTGGCCACCCATACCTTGGCCTGGAACCCCACCGGCAGCCCCCGTTGGGAACTCTATGAGGGGGCCCCCACCACGGTGCGGAGCCTGCGGGAGGCCCGAGCCGCAGAGCAGGCCCCGCCCAAAATCGAGGGAACCCGAGCCACCGCCCGCCCGACCGCCGACAAGCCCAAAAAGCCGGGGCTCTCCCAGAAAGAGCAGCGGCGCCTGACCGAGGTGGA
- a CDS encoding MarR family winged helix-turn-helix transcriptional regulator translates to MSLQEELQMSILPPPGVQLMLQLMLTREAVIRVQERLFEAHGLTIQQYNVLRIVRGGPTKGHPIYEIERRMIYRFANVTRLVDRLELQGLLKRVADPKDRRVSRVVITPKGRRLMERLDVPVQQMATRLTSCCDEAECLAMSNQLERLREHCSQQETVQEELVGAIN, encoded by the coding sequence ATGTCACTTCAAGAAGAACTCCAGATGTCCATCCTGCCCCCGCCGGGAGTGCAGCTCATGCTTCAGCTGATGCTGACGCGGGAGGCGGTGATCCGCGTCCAGGAGCGGCTGTTCGAGGCCCACGGCCTGACCATCCAGCAGTACAACGTCCTGCGCATCGTCCGTGGTGGCCCCACCAAGGGCCACCCCATTTATGAGATCGAGCGGCGCATGATCTACCGCTTCGCCAACGTGACGCGTCTGGTGGACCGCCTGGAACTGCAGGGGCTCCTGAAGCGCGTGGCCGATCCCAAGGATCGGCGCGTGAGCCGAGTGGTCATCACGCCGAAAGGTCGTCGGCTCATGGAGCGGCTGGATGTGCCGGTGCAGCAGATGGCCACACGTCTCACCAGCTGCTGCGATGAAGCGGAATGCCTGGCCATGTCGAACCAGCTGGAACGACTGCGGGAGCACTGCTCCCAGCAGGAAACCGT